GCGCGGCGGAATTCTGAACCATCGACACGAGCTGCAAGGTGCCCTCCATGGGGACAACCCGGTCATCGCGGCCATGAATGAAGAGCGAAGGTCCCTGGTACGTCGCGACCTTAGACTGGATCTCCGCCACCGACATTCCTGGCTTGGCATCAGGGCTAAACCCTTTGAGCCAGTTCGCTAAATTAGCCGGGCTCTTCAGCGAACTCCGGGACCGCATTTCACAGAGTTCGTCTGTGACGAAGCTGGAATCATAAACCATGATCGAGACAAGACGCTTGAAGTTCTCAGGCGTCGGGTTGCGGTAAGTTTCGACAATGATCCGAATACCCTCGGACATCCCGCCAGGCGAGAATATCAGCGGGTTACCGAAAAGGCCCGATCCCATAGTGATGAGATGCGAAAGGCGCTCCGGGTACATAGCGCAGAATTGCAGAGCCGTGGCGCCGCCCATTGAGTTGCCAACGAGCGCCGCCTTTTCAATCCCGAGCTCATCCATCAACAGCTTCACAGCTTCGGCGTTGACGAAACCGCGGTTTTCGACCGTTGGATCAATCGTGTCAGAACCGCCCCAGCCTGGGCTATCCAACGCGATCATACGGTATTTTCCGGCCAGGCCCTCAATATTACGACTGAAGTTCGCCCATCCCGTCGCCCCAGGCCCCGTGCCATGAAGCATAATTACAGGGTATCCCTCTCCCGCCTCGTTGTAGTGCAATTTCCATCGCGAAGTCTGAACGTCACGTGCTGAGTTATCTTCGGTTATTGTCATATTTTCTCTCCCTAACGTCATATTGTTGTACCCGGATAAACCGCCGCGTAGGCGATCTGACCTTTCCGTTCGACGGGTCAGCCTGAGACACAGCCCGTCAATACTTTTCGATTTTGACCGCACTTTTGCAATCGGCTAAGATCCGGAGACGCGTGCGCAGGCTGCACCAATAAACTGGCGCGAAGCTTAGACGGCTTGGTCCGGGTTTGATGGACGTGACACCTTAAGCGCGGCCCAGCTTTCAGCATCCATCCATTCGGCCCATGAACGATAGGTCCAGAACTGTGCGTGCTCATTCACGTGCGTGTCGATGTAGTTCGGTCCTGTGGCTGGTTTGGTGGGCGTTCCGAGCCCCTTGCCCATTTGGAAGTTGAGCGGATATCTCCGCGCGACGACACCGGAAGTCGCCCGCGTCGACTGATCCCAATTCTCGCCATCGTCTTGTTCAAGCATGCCTGCCGGCCCGAAGGTGTGGTTGGCGTTCGTGATCCGTATGTGCTGCTGCTCGACTGGCAAATTCTTGTCGATGATAGTGAACCACCAAATCTCACAGTGGCCGGGCCCTCGGGGAAGGCGGAGCGAGAGTTGCGTGCCGGCAGAGGCGATCCAGAGATTAGGGAAGATATTGGGATGGCCGCGCGTGTCTCGCCCAGCCTCACCTAGGGCCTCCCTTGCCGACGGGGTTTCACGCCAGCGCTCATCAATGAACAGCGGGACATTGTCGCCCATGGCTTCCATGTCTTCGCGTTGAGGACCGGTGATCCGTGGCCCGCTGATCGCATGACCATATTCGCCGAGGAGCACCCGGTGGGCGTAGCTATCCATAGGATTAGAGCGCGGCATGTAGGGGTTGCCGTCTTTATCCAAAGGCGGCGATTGCGGGCCGCCATAGCCCGACATCATCGCAGAAGCATGGCTGATTTGGACGTGGTACCAGTCGAACAGGTTGTCGACGGCGAGCTTCCAGTTGCAGCCGATGATATTTTTTTGGACGCCTTCGACGGCGATCACTTCCCCCTTCTCCGCAATGAGGTCGATACCGATCCGACCCACTTCGCCGAGATACTCTTCCAAATCCGGGGCTTCCGGATCCATGGTCGCGAAGACGAAGCCCTTGTAGCAGGGCTGTCAGGTTAACCGAGCGAGGTTATGACGCTCCCTTCCCTCTTCACGTTAGGCGGTCGCAAGTTGCCACGACCGCTCAGCTCCGGCGAGGAACTGCCGGAGGGTTGGTCTGCTGATGAGATGCCGCTGAACGTAGTAGGTGTTGTAGATTGCTGCATGGGTGGTGAGGAAGCGCTGGGCTGAAGCCTGGCTCTTGAAGAGCTGCATCTGCCGCTCCCGTCGACGGATCGGCAGGTGGGAGTTCTCCGCCCGATTGTTCTCCCGTAAGCGGCCGGGGCGGTGTCGATCCTGGATGCCGAGCTCCCTCAGCGCGGATGCGTAGGAGGCAAGACCGTCGGTGACGATGACCTCAGGCTCGACGGGCTGGTTCCGCAGCAGGCGCGTAAGGAGCCGGAGCGCTGCTTCGTTGTCCCTGCGCTTCTGGACCACGAGGTCCAGGACCTCACCCTCGTCATCCACCGCGCGCCAGATGTACATGCGCTTGCCGCCGATGTTGCAGACGACCTCGTCGAGGTGCCAGCGAGGCGAAGGCGGCGGCCGTCTGCGCTTCAGATTGCGGGCGATTTGTGGGCCGAACTTGATGGTCCAACAGCGGATGGTCTCGTAGCTGACCTCCACCCCCCGCTTGGCGAGGAGTTCCTCAACGTCGCGAAAGCTTAGGCTGAAACGGAAGTAGAGCCACACAGCATGGCGGATGACATCCGCTGGAAATCGGTGTCGCTTGAATGAAAGCGGACGCATCTAACCCATTGCTCAGGCAGCCCTTCGGGCCAGTGAGCGGAGACATTTAGCGTTAAACTGACAGCACCCCAGGCACGGCTACGACGGCCTGCTGATCGCCACCACGATCGCCGGCGTTATCCTCATCTTCGCGGGGCTCCTGCGCGTCGGGACCCTGATCAAATACATCCCCGACCCGGTGACGACCGGGTTCACCACGGGCATCGCGACCATCATCCTGGCGAGCCAGTTGAAGGATATCTTCGGCCTCACCACCGATCATGTCCCGGCCGACTTCATCCCAAAGCTGCAGGCCCTGTGGGCGGCTCGGGCGACACTGAGCCTGCCGACGCTGGCGATGGCGGTCAGCTGCTTCGCCGCGATCATGCTGTTGCGGCGCTACGCCCCCAAGCTTCCTGGCTTTCTCATCGTGACCATCGCGGCGTCGGCCGCCGCCTTCTTCCTGACAATGCCAGTGGAAACCATCGGGTCGAAGTTCGGCGGCGTCCCGTCGAGCATTCCGATGCCGAGTTTCGCCTTCTGGTCCTGGGCCAAGGTGCGTGACGTCCTGCCAAGCGCCTTAACCATCGCCTTGCTGGCCGGCGTGGAATCCCTGCTCTCGGCTGTCGTCGCCGACCAGATGACCGGTCGGCGTCATCGTTCGAACATCGAGCTCGTCGCCCAGGGGATCGCCAATATCGCGTCCGCCGCCGTCGGCGGCCTGCCGGCGACAGGCGCCATCGCCCGCACAGCCACGAGCATTCGGTCAGGCGCGCGGTCGCCCCTGGCGGGCATGCTGCACGCGGTCTTCTTGCTGTTGTTCATGCTGGTCCTGGCGCCGTTGGCCAAATTCGTGCCCCTGGCGGCCCTGGCCGCGATCCTGGTGGTTGTCGCCCTCAACATGGCCGAGTTGCACCGATTCAAGACGCTGATGGGGGCCGCCAACGGCGATCGCGCCGTCCTGCTGTTGACCTTCGCCCTGACCGTGATCGTCGACCTGACGCTGGCGATCGAGGTCGGCATGGTGCTGGCCGCCTTCGTCTTCATGCATCGGATGAGCCAGCTCTCAACCGTGCAGAACGGCGGGTCTCCGCTGATCGACGAGGACCAGGACGACCTCGGCCGTCAGGGCGAACTCGCCTATCAGCCCTACGAGGGGCTACCGCACGACACCTCGGTCATCACCTTCCGCGGTCCGCTGTTCTTCGGCAGCACCAGCATCCTCAAGGACTCGCTCGATCAGATCGGCGCGCGCAGCACGCGCTACATCCTGCGGTTCGAGGAGGTCCCCTTGATCGACCATACCGGGGCGGCCGCTCTGGCGTCATTCCTGACGCGGGCGGCGGACGATCATGCCAGCGTCACCTTATGCGGCGTGCGCGACAGCGTCCGCGCCAACCTGAGCCGTTCCGTCGCGCCCGGCGTGCTCGCGAAAGTCACCTTCGTGCCCAGCTTCGCCGACGCACGGCGGGCGATCGAGGCTGCGGGATGATCTGCCTCCATCGCATCACGACCCCGCGTGGCGAGGTGACCGTCTCCCTCGACCGCGCCACCAGCGTCGTCAGCTATCGCAAGGCCGGGGTAGTGCAGTCCCAAGTCGACGGCAAGGGCCGCAACCTGTCGCCGTTCGTGGACAAGGCGGTGAAGATCTTGAAGCAGGAGACCGTCCGCCGCGTCCTGGTCCTTGGGCACGGCGGGGGCACGGCCTCAAGCTTGCTCCACAAGCGCGGGCTGGACGTCGTGTCGGTCGATTGCGACCCCTGCGCCGAAGGTCTCGCGCGGCTGTTCTTCCGGGCCCCGCCCAATCTGTCGGTTGTCGTCGATGACGCGGCGAACTACGTGGCCAGGGCGACGCCCGCATCCTTCGACGCCGTGCTCGTCGACTTCCAGGACGCAGCGGCCACCCCCGCACCCTACCTCACTGAACTGTTCTGGAAGGAAGTCGTCACCCTATTGCGACCGCCCGCGGTCACCGTGATCCACCTCACCAGAGCCTTGCACCTGGGACCGGACTGGGAAGGTTTCCGCCGTGCGCGCGCGGCTGCGGGTCTCGATTCCGTGGCCCTGAGCGACCCGTTCCCGGGCGGCGACCGCCTGCTTTTCTCCTTGCGTAGCGAGTGACGGCCTTGCCAGAGCAAAATTAGCTGACAGGCAAACCCGGGCCGCTAGGCACGGCGGGTGGCAGGCCTCGCAGCCCGTTCCGCAATTTCAACTCCTCGCCCGAGGTCATCCGTTTCGTGGTGATGATGCATGTGAAATGCCCGCTGTCGCTGCCGAACGTGGAAGACCTGCTTTTCGAACGCGGGGTCGACGTCGCCACGAGACGGTGCGGTTCTGGTTTAACAGGTTCGGCCCGATGTTCGCCGCGGAGATCAAGCGCAAGCGGTCATCCCACCTTCGCCAACACACCCAGTGGCGGTGGCGCCTCGACGAGGTCTACGTGAAGATCAACGGCGAGATGCACTACCCCTGGCAGGCGGTGGATCATGAGGGCGAAGTGCTCGGGTCCTCCGCCAGCAAGACCCGCGCCAACGGATGAATCTCAGGCATCGCGAGCGCGGATTGCAGCCTCATCTTGTGGCTCAGCGGCGGCGCGGGCGATGAGGTCATCGGCCGCGTCATTCGGCGCCTTGACCTGCGAACGCGCTGGGCCATCTGCCTCGTGGCCGTCAAGCTTGAGGGTCTTACGAGCGGCTTCGCCCTCTTCACCAAAGAGCGCGCGCACTCGGAGATCCCGCTGCGGAACTGGGATCTCAAATCTCTCCTCCCGCAAGGCCTCCTCCACAGCCCAGGTATAGGCGGCCTGCGCCGCATTCGGCCGTTTCACGGCCTCCAAGGTCGGCCAAACTACGAGCTCAAACTTGAGTCCGTTGTCTCCGAACCCAACAAGCCAGACCTGAGTGCGCCGTTCGGCGGTGTCCGGCAACGTAAACGGAACGGCATGCGCCGCCTTGAGAACCGCGGTCCGCACCCGCTCCTTATCCACTCCGAACATAACCGGGAATGGCACGTGAAGCCGTCTGGTCTGGCCGCCATGGGTCCAGTTAGTGACCGGCGCTTCGATCAATCTCGAGTTCGGTATGAGAACGTCGATATCGTCGTTGTTTCTGATGCGAGTGGCTCTGGGGCCGATCTCTTGGACGACGCCGCGCTCGCCCGTTTGAATCTCGATGTAGTCGCCTATCCTCACAAGTCGGTCGAACACCAGGACCAGGCCGGACACGAACTCCTTTACAACACCTTGCAGGCCGAGACCGACACCTACGCCGAGCGCGCCAGCGAAGACAGCTACAGAGGAAAGATCCAAGCCGACTGTCGAGAGGCCCGCGATGAACCCAAAGATCACGAGACCATAAGTCACGAGCTTTTCGACGATGTAGATCGCCGCAGCTTGGCCATCAGCTCGCCTTCGCAAGCGGTGCAAGCCCGCGCCGGCGAGGCGAGAAGCCAGTAGGGCGAAGGCGAGCACGAGCAACCCGGAGACCACCCCCCCCAAGGTCACGATGGACTTGCCCATCCGCCACAAAGGAACGCGATCGAACAGCAAGAGGTCTGGCGATAGATCCATGGACAACTCCGCCCTTTCGTACGACTGGGTTTGCGAGCGTGAAGGAGCCTGCATCCAAAGAGTAGGCGAAGCGCTAAAGGATCCCCAGCCTCTCTTCGATACCAACGACCGCTCAGCTCCGGCGCGGAATTGCCGAAGTGTCGGTCTGCTGATGGAATGCCGCTGAGCCTAGTAGGTGTTGTAGATTATTGCGCGCGGGGTGAGGAAGCGCTGGGCGGAGGCTCAGCTCCTAACGAGCTGCATTTGGCCTTTAGCTTCCGGACAACGGCTGCGGTCAATCAGAGGCTGACTAGCTCCAGATCTTGCACTGCCCTTCAACCCAGGAGGCACGGAAGCACCCGCCCAGGATCAGGACATCGCGCAGCTCGTGGCTAGGCGCCCGCTTGGGCCACCGTCCTAAAGCCGATGTGTGATGTTGAGAGGTCGCGTTCCTGAGCTTGCCGCCCCGCAGGTCGGAAGTTTGCGCAATAGTTACTCGCGCAAAGAAAAGACCCGCCGCGCACGATTAATCGACCATTGGCCAAGGGCTCGCTCGTCCACTCCCACACATTGCCGATCATGTCCTGGACGCCAAAGTCATTTGGCTCGAAGCACCCGACTGGCGCTAGGCCACGATGCCCGTCGTCGCCCATGTCGCGCACAGGAAAGACGCCCTGCCATGTGTTCGCGCTCGGCGATCCGTCGGCGGCGTAGGCCCAATCAGCAGGAGCTCTGCGTTCCGTCTGAAGACCGCGGGCGGCGCGCTCCCACTGCTCGCGGCTGGGCAGCGCCCGTCCGGCCCACGCCGCATAGGCGCTCGCATCGGCCCAAGTGACTTGGACGACGGGGTGCTCCATCGCTCTGCTGATGTTGCTGGATGGGCCAGTCGGGTGACGCCACTCGGCGCCGGCCACAAGCCGCCACCACTGGACAGCGTCGGGCCCCTCGACACGCTCAGGAGCGACGAATACCGCGCCTGCGCCGGTGCGCTCAGCCTCTGTGCGGTATCCGGTCGCCGCCACGAAGGACGCGAACTGCCGGTTGGTCACCTCGTGGCGGTCGATACGAAACGCCGGGACCGTGACCTGACGACCCGCATCAGCGTCCCCGTCTTCGCCGAGCAGGACAACGCCGGCAGGGATCGACACCAAGCCATCGACTGAGGCGCAGTGAACGGCGGCGGACTTCGAACGCTCTGCAGCACGATGGATTGTCAGGCTTGCTGCAATCCCCGCCCCCACCGGCAACGCCATGGCCATCAATATGATAATCGCGCTGCGACGAGAGAAGATCGCCATCGCTCAGGGTCGCGCGGCGCTGACAGGCGGCAGAATGACACCTTTGCTGGCGGCGTAGCGCTCCCATTGGGCGATGAGTTGCGTCAACACCTCAGGATGCATGTGCGCCAAGTCGGTCGTCTCGCCGGGATCAGCAACAACATCATAGAGCGCCCAGCTATCCTGACCCAAGGGGGCGACCTCGTCTG
This is a stretch of genomic DNA from Phenylobacterium immobile (ATCC 35973). It encodes these proteins:
- a CDS encoding SUMF1/EgtB/PvdO family nonheme iron enzyme, whose product is MAIFSRRSAIIILMAMALPVGAGIAASLTIHRAAERSKSAAVHCASVDGLVSIPAGVVLLGEDGDADAGRQVTVPAFRIDRHEVTNRQFASFVAATGYRTEAERTGAGAVFVAPERVEGPDAVQWWRLVAGAEWRHPTGPSSNISRAMEHPVVQVTWADASAYAAWAGRALPSREQWERAARGLQTERRAPADWAYAADGSPSANTWQGVFPVRDMGDDGHRGLAPVGCFEPNDFGVQDMIGNVWEWTSEPLANGRLIVRGGSFLCASNYCANFRPAGRQAQERDLSTSHIGFRTVAQAGA
- a CDS encoding alpha/beta fold hydrolase, translated to MLHGTGPGATGWANFSRNIEGLAGKYRMIALDSPGWGGSDTIDPTVENRGFVNAEAVKLLMDELGIEKAALVGNSMGGATALQFCAMYPERLSHLITMGSGLFGNPLIFSPGGMSEGIRIIVETYRNPTPENFKRLVSIMVYDSSFVTDELCEMRSRSSLKSPANLANWLKGFSPDAKPGMSVAEIQSKVATYQGPSLFIHGRDDRVVPMEGTLQLVSMVQNSAAHIFNRCGHWAQIEHAAAFNALLDGFLQANGVTPASGGTALGAPPTGEKAKAWGG
- a CDS encoding mechanosensitive ion channel family protein — encoded protein: MDLSPDLLLFDRVPLWRMGKSIVTLGGVVSGLLVLAFALLASRLAGAGLHRLRRRADGQAAAIYIVEKLVTYGLVIFGFIAGLSTVGLDLSSVAVFAGALGVGVGLGLQGVVKEFVSGLVLVFDRLVRIGDYIEIQTGERGVVQEIGPRATRIRNNDDIDVLIPNSRLIEAPVTNWTHGGQTRRLHVPFPVMFGVDKERVRTAVLKAAHAVPFTLPDTAERRTQVWLVGFGDNGLKFELVVWPTLEAVKRPNAAQAAYTWAVEEALREERFEIPVPQRDLRVRALFGEEGEAARKTLKLDGHEADGPARSQVKAPNDAADDLIARAAAEPQDEAAIRARDA
- a CDS encoding sodium-independent anion transporter, whose product is MSQLSTVQNGGSPLIDEDQDDLGRQGELAYQPYEGLPHDTSVITFRGPLFFGSTSILKDSLDQIGARSTRYILRFEEVPLIDHTGAAALASFLTRAADDHASVTLCGVRDSVRANLSRSVAPGVLAKVTFVPSFADARRAIEAAG
- a CDS encoding SRPBCC family protein, with protein sequence MDPEAPDLEEYLGEVGRIGIDLIAEKGEVIAVEGVQKNIIGCNWKLAVDNLFDWYHVQISHASAMMSGYGGPQSPPLDKDGNPYMPRSNPMDSYAHRVLLGEYGHAISGPRITGPQREDMEAMGDNVPLFIDERWRETPSAREALGEAGRDTRGHPNIFPNLWIASAGTQLSLRLPRGPGHCEIWWFTIIDKNLPVEQQHIRITNANHTFGPAGMLEQDDGENWDQSTRATSGVVARRYPLNFQMGKGLGTPTKPATGPNYIDTHVNEHAQFWTYRSWAEWMDAESWAALKVSRPSNPDQAV
- a CDS encoding DDE-type integrase/transposase/recombinase, with translation MRFWFNRFGPMFAAEIKRKRSSHLRQHTQWRWRLDEVYVKINGEMHYPWQAVDHEGEVLGSSASKTRANG
- a CDS encoding IS6 family transposase translates to MRPLSFKRHRFPADVIRHAVWLYFRFSLSFRDVEELLAKRGVEVSYETIRCWTIKFGPQIARNLKRRRPPPSPRWHLDEVVCNIGGKRMYIWRAVDDEGEVLDLVVQKRRDNEAALRLLTRLLRNQPVEPEVIVTDGLASYASALRELGIQDRHRPGRLRENNRAENSHLPIRRRERQMQLFKSQASAQRFLTTHAAIYNTYYVQRHLISRPTLRQFLAGAERSWQLATA